The segment tcCTTAActtttttgagaaaatatttgtatatttcgatttatttttgtagaatttattttttactaaaaaatctaaagtctaaattttttataaattgtatatgatTATAGCAAACTCTATGCTTCCGCATCATTTTCACATTTCTGTATTTATAAGGAGACAAGCCTAGCGTTCGTTACACTCTGCCTGACTATCAGAACGCGTgtgaaaaaagagagccaGCATTGCGAGGCTGTCATGCAAATCAAGTCATTTTCGAATTGAAACTACTTACTTAGTCAATGTTTtacacttttttaataattagtcCTCGATATTACAACTAAAAAACGAAATTAGTTTCATATGTTTCTCTTTCGGCACGTTTGCAAATGCACGTGATCGCGATTATTGTTGCAAACGACAATCTCGATAAGGATTCGACGAAAATGTTACCTCACCGATATGGATTCGCTTATCAAAAGACGATcgattgcaattaaaatattgccgATGCAGGATCACGTTTCTACAAACTTTACTCAAAGATTGCTAATTGTaacgttgaaaaatataaataaataataataaataatatatctaaatacatgtatattaaaaagtgagcaaaatttcagaattggcataaaataaagtattattcataaaatatggAGTAGATTattgttaacaaaatattgaagGCACTGATTTCGAGCTTTATGTTGCTCGCAAATAAACTTTTGCtgattaattatacttaataaatacataattaattatttttattaattgcacgAAATCACGATCggtgttacattttattctgGCAGTTTATATAAGCTTGTATATCTCGGGGAGGTGTTTCTTGCGCGTCGTCAATATCGACAGTAAAGAGCTGCACGTGTCGAATGTGCGCTATTTTTGTGATCCTTCACATCTCGTTGATCCGTCACTTATTAAAGAGCAATATCGCGACAAGAAGCTTTGACGGAACTCGAAATCTCGATAATGAAGGGATTACTTTGAAAAGTCTTTGCTGCTCCTAAAGCAACACCCTTAGCAAAATTCTTAGCGTTGCGATTCTCCACGTGCCGTCTGCGGCACGTGTTCGCCACATGCCGAAAACTTTGTCATCTTTATCCCTTCAAGATGTATTGTAAGAAAATAGATACCCTGACGCGCtgtctataaatatttgttttagtcAATCTGATTTTAATCCTGGAGTTATCTCAGTGACATCAAAGAGAAGCCTGAGAATTCTGCTGATTTTGATGAAACATCTAAGAATCCCTGTTAGTAcgaatttactttataatatattttgaaactaAATGATCCCTCCATTCCATGCCTGTGTTGCACCcggtaaattaataatctcggtttgaataaatattagttttatataagttgtatttattttaataaatcttagattttaaatgtttcaaaactTGTTAAAATCTAAGctttatttgaaacaaaactcatttataaataatttcaaaaatgccTTAGTCATTAAATATggacacataaaatattaataatttatgcacatattatgtataatattaatactaaaaattatttaataatatgtaatgtattactaataatattaaaagcacATTATATTCCGATTGTGTGGATATATCCTGAAGCGCTTCcacttctctctttttcagtctggcatatgtatacatacacTATAATTTACTCATTGCACTCATTTTACTTAAACATTTCACTTATAGTATAAACTATCGGATTCTAGCGGAGGTGGTACGTCATTCAGAGAACCGTTCCTTTAAAGAGCAGCTTAATAGATTTAACCTCTCAACCTTTTAACTCGCCGCACGTAAGACGGAGGTCAAAAATAGATCTCAAATTCGGTCATGCCTAATAAAGGATCAAACAAGTGCGACGTCCATTAAAGTACCCTTAAAATAGCCCCTTAAAAAATAAGGCACCACGTCATTTCAGTTTGGAAAACTGACGCGTGACAATAAATATAGTTTCCACGCTTCTACATACAATGCGGCTATCTATGAGCACCTACAATCTGGACCGCAGCATCCAGAATTTTTACCTGCATTCAGAATGCGACAAAGTGCAACGAGAAGGGAGGAGTGGGGGTTGGCTTCATGCGTCCCTCTGTGGCGAACGGAAAAGTGCAGTGGTGCAGgtgggaggaggaggaaaaggGGGTACCGTAGGGTTGACCGGTGTCATTCGTCGGCCGACCCAATTTCAGGTCAAAGTTCTAGTTTTTCGCCGGGTGTGCGTGGatcagagaaagagagagaagcgcTCGTCGCCATGGCGACATGACGTAACGATCGCGTCATCAACGCGGATGGAACCCGGGGGGGTCGACGAACCCCCTCGACTTCAATCGGCGTTCGTTCTCGCCAGACGCgactggctggctggctgggcGCGGATGGGATGAATAGGGGACGATGACGACGAGATGCGGCGGCTGTgatctcctctcctctctccaTTCTACTCGATATCCATCGACTCGACCCGCCTGAGCCCCGGCATCCCTACTATGACGTAGACGGAACATATGCATCCTTGCGCTAGGCGGTTACAGCGTAACCCTTTCGAACGCCTCGTTTCTTTccctaaataaaaaaaatatttttgtccaaAGAAAACAACTATATCGCAGACATGATGTAAAGTAATTTTCCATACATTTCTGTGAACAAAAAATCCTGTTTTTGCccgcaaaataaattaatttcgtgTGAATAATAcacgaatataattttatataaatttctatgcGCGAAACAACTGCGCTATCGATTCGCATTGCAGATGGAATTCGAgaccaaaaaaaattatcgaattattgaaattgatatctaataattatttattcatattgcGTACAAGTAGAAGCTAAAAGGCAAAGTTCCAGCTTCGAAATCTAAGATCTACTTCGCGCATACCATAGGAAGAGTTATGTCTCGATTTATTCGCGAGACGCTGCCGACGCTGTGATCTCTGCAGGAATCGCTATCAAAAGTCACATACTGGTACATGACTACCTGACGCACGGCGTAAGGGTTGAGAAATCCATAGGATCGGCCGCGATAAAGAGTCGAGGGCTACGAAGGATTAAACTTCCGACCGAGTTCCGCGCTGCGTGGCGGTGAAACTGCCGCGGTGGCGGGAACTGGGACGCGTTGTCAGTGGCCTTCTCAATGACGTGAATGACGTCACTACGCCAATGGGAAAACTGGGCCAAAGACACAGTGCACAAGAAGTAGGGGAAGAGAGGAAGCGAGAAGGGTCGACGTAGGGTCGACAATCCGACGTACAGTTCCGAGTCGGAAGCTGCGTCTATTCCGTGGAAAACCGCGTTGCGTACCACGATGACCAATGGGCTTTTCGGTGAAAGCGAGATAATCCTGCGAGACTGATAAAACGTACTGGCCAGGCCTGGGGAGGAAAATGGGGAGAGGAGACCAGCATGGGATTTCGAGAAGTTTGACGTACTTTTATTCACATGGTAGATTAATTATCGCGGGAGTTGAAATTCGATTATCACGTTTGGCATTCTCTCGTGCGTAGTACAATGAGAATGTTAAATTGAGTTTGGCCATACTAACATTTGCGAACTACAATATACCGTTCTATAATAAACTCGTCGATTATATCATTTCCGCaacatgatttaaaaaaatgaagaaagtagcttatatatatataatattatcctAAAATATAATCCATCAGAATGGGCGAAGAAAATCATATAAACACTGCAAAatgatagaaatataaatagcaAAGATATCGAGAGACaggaattaataatatacaaaattaaatatataaattaaacattcaaattgaacaaattatacaatagatatgtatttaaattttgcaataaatatacaaaacttttaatttaatttaattttgactgACTTGTagaataagcaaaataattttaattaatctaataatagaaattatttaacgcTGCGAGCTATTTTTAACTAACAATGAGATAGACAACGGAGAATAAATGAGAGGCAGTAAATCTGATAGTTTGAATAGTTAGCTCAACATTCTGCCGTTCGTAGTACAACAATAATGTTAGATTGCGTTTGATAGCAGGAATATTTGCGAATAACAAACTTGTTCTATGAAAACTGttctgtataaaataatagagaaaatgataaaagcaGCTTATActattatcgtaaaataaaaccCGTCGAGCGAAATAAAGGAAGTCACGTATAGACACTACAAGACAGTACAAAGTATCAACGACGAAAGTTATACATATAAGCAATAAAAGTATCGACGATAAGAAAGAAACAACGGCAAGATAAAGTTAAACGCAAGAGATAACATTCAAATCAatggtaaaaataatttcgataaacAATAGAATGATTTTAATTGACCTGAAAAGAGATATTGAACGGCGAGCGATAAGTGAGCTGTTTTTAAATGACAACGAGAGGCAGCTGATAATAAGCAATGAATGAGGATTTAGCGGGTCATTAAATGAACTATGATATTTCACGATACCGGACCACACTCTACCGATCCGCCCGCCTTGTTGAAGGCTCGTGAATGGAGCTGCCGCTGCGCATCCTGACATCACACATGGGTGCAAGCCCCTGCAACTGGGTCAGTTTCTAGTTCTGTCATGGCCATGGATAAAAACGCACACCGTGATTTCGCAGCACGCATCTGCacgtgctctctctctctctttctctctctttctctctctctctctctctttctctctctctttctttgttcccccccccctttcctcCCACAGAGAATAGTATCTCCCATTAGAGAACACTGCAACCCTCGATTTTCCAACGAACGCTTACGTAGGCTTCCGTTTAACGCACGCCATTCGTGTCCTTCGAGCAAGGATGTGACCCCCACCCGCGTGTCGAGGATATGAATGAAGGATAGACGATGCAAGATGACCCGACCTGACTATATCGtacgaaataatattcgtactttaatattttcctgAACTTCTTTCTACGATAATTCacatcataaaaaatacataactacaagtaattataaaagaatagtaaaagtttaaacatttttttattcctggTAGCTGTAATCATTTTCTtgtaaactttattaattgaattattgtcTCTATTATTTcgtcgatttatttttaacagtcatggcatttcatttttctaaatgttgatatttctttgaattatatttctgtCATCATATTCTGTGTgagtttttattacaatttcattataattggATGAAATGACCTGTAACAAATATCTCAATCTAAAGCAGTTTGattgaataatacaattagtAGCAaagtaaagatatttttagcaatattCGGAAAATACGCTTATCCGTGAAAATACAACGTAATCATATGaatcttaaaatatcttttcataATTCTTTATGGTATACGTAGATAAGAGATgttttacttataattaataatatataattctacatgtaaacaataaaaaacatataaaatgaaataaaacatgtttgaagaattttattcgCAATTCGGAAGTCTACTtttgtaagagaaaaaaatcgctttaattaaaacatataatatcataatagaaataaatatatagtagaTAAACTCCAAAATTCTCTTTATCCATAATTGTTGTATTGCGATGAAGGgtgtaaaaaagaagaaaattgttaGAATGGAAAACGTTTATTTCAGACTTAAATTATGTCGACATAGACAAAACGATACAAAACATCCAATCCTGAGTAATCAATAtccatcctttttttttttctatcgtaTCATTCTCACCAGACGATTATTATACGCAGTTACATCATCGTACTTATACGTTTACGTAACAATGACAGCCCGAGTGGTAGATATGGTTCtgtccctttctctctctccctaacgcttctttctctctctctctctctctcatattTTCGCCAATTGATAACATCTAATCGTATAGGGAGTATCTACAAGGCACTAGAGATGAATCGCACAAACGTTCTTTACAGATTTCATTCGTCGCatcctttttcttctctcaCAATCGCGAACTCTTGCAAGTAtgacttttcattttttttttttatctttttctattttgtccATTTTTTTAAGTCAGTCTTTGCCAGTTGCGAAGAATTTTTTCGGCGCGCAATTgtcgcatattttttatgataataataataataatcgcacAAAGCGATTACATCAGTGGCCAATCTCGCCACGCGTAAGGTTAATCAGGCATTAATTAATCAGTTCTCCGTCGCTCTTATGTAacgaaagaaataatcatGATGAATATTAACAAGCCACTCGGTTCATATCGCGTTCTCGGTATCAATTTACAAtagttttcagaaaaaaatttgtaataatcaattatttccaATCTAATTACGCTGAAAACAAACGTGTGATCCGagtgaaataatttctaagtaaattaaaattccgaATGCAAAACTTAACTTTtctaaatctaattaaaagttttttttaaatacatttagcAATATATcgaatcatatataaaatttaaatcacacatattatttcttctaattGTAGCTTCGAAGTTACCTTGGCTCGTTAATACGTTTGAAAGCTATGGATATTTGCGAAATGATGAGTCAAGTTCGAAATACCGATATGCTTCGCTTATAATTTTCCACGAAGGATAACGTGAGATCCGCCGCGATTCTTATTCTTACAACGTATGTACATATCTTCTACGTAGATACAATAATCTCGATTCTTGCGCTTTAATACTGTACTATATGAATGAACGATTTCTTATTCGCACAGTCGCAATGGATTGCGCGGAATAACAACTCTCCGTAAACGATATTTTTACACGGGAGATTAGTTCTTTCTGTACAGTATAATCCGCAACTACCACGTGGAAATGTTAAGAAccactttttttatcttagatctgaaataattttgagacgttaatttttatttattaactattgaATTACTCAATTGCgctattaattgaataatgcaTTTCAAGTGAAATTGACTCGAATAGAATGTGATATAGAGTGAACAAAGAGGAAAACGATATCACTATGATTTAAaggtaagataaaaaaatgtatatttataaattattcttaatgaGATTCGTTAAGAGTTGCTTACTGTTGTTCGATTTTCTTTATGTTTACACATAAATGTACTCGAAACCACTTGGTGTTAGAGATCTGCGATCTATATGCGTCGATATAATTGACTTCTATCGCGCGATTGTAACGAACCGCGTCTTTCATTGTTAGCGCCGATAAAAGCATAGTGGTGCCGTCACATCACGACGTAACAGCACGATGAATGAACGGACGAGAAGTGCAAACGTGAAATAATTGTCAATCGTTCGCGCGACCTTCAGGTGCCTACGTCAATCCTCGCcgcaacattaatttaaacCTTGAAACGGGAGACCCGTTAGAATGCACCTGAAAGGCAGTTGCAATTTTCTCGCGTATTAAACAATACAATACCTTTATGATatcattcttattattattatgtgacAACTCTCCGCGTTAAAGATTCATTCAACTTGGAGCAATTTTCGAGTAAACTTTTACTAGTGAAAGATACAATAAAGATAGTGatgtaaattgataaaatccTATGTAGATTTACTAATGTAAATGACAgagtaatgtaatattaaatctatCAGTCTGTACGTATATCGCATGCTAAACACAATCCTGTATATTTAATTGCCGAAGATTTATTCAGACTTGAGGAAAGTATCTAGATGAATTTTGCGAGATTGTGATTATTGGTGTGCATATATATTGAGAAGTATTTCAGCCCTAAACACTCTACGACGATCGATATGAAGGAGATTTGAGTAAAAAGGTTGTACGTTGCAAAAGTATTAGAAACTGCCGTACGGATGATCCTGAATACATGGAAGCTCGATATTTCTCTCCAATTcggaactaattaataatttagagaATAATTCAAGGAACTGGGCGTTCGTCTATTCTTCGATAGCGCACTGGTGTTCGAGCTACCATTTTTAATAGaagataaatgaatttttaatgaaaatctGCTTTTTCCGTGTATCGAGGATCATCTATGTTTAACATGATCgttgcatatatttaatctaattatcgCCTTTtgaattcattattttctccTTTCTCATCGGTCGACCGCGTTTGAACGAGTTCGCGTGTCGATCCGGCGTTATACCTGACTCATACTACTTTGAGGAAGGAGAATCCGACCGAGTAGGCTCCGGCAGGAATCGCGTAATTGTGTAGCTGAATGAACGGCGAGTGAGAAAGCGGAGGAGGAAATCCATAAAATAGTATTTCGGAAGATATAACGATCCCGCGATTCGCACGCGAATTTCGTAAAAACCGTCGAAACGAGGATATTTTAACGCCGGTACGACGATCGAGATTGAGATCTATCCTTATCCTATTATTCTTAACGTAACTTTTCTCCCTGGCAGGGAGTGTCTTGGTCCTGGCGAACGAAAATTTACGCTGCTCTTCGAGCCAGTATCTATCGATACAGCCCAATTAGATCCTGGCAAGAGTAGGGATGTATCATTTGATGCTGAAGGGCAGAGTTCCGCGGAACCCTCTGCGTTGGCAGACCGGACGGTCCGCGTACGTACACGTACGGCACCGGGCTACGCAGGATCCTCTTGGGACTCTTCTTCGCGTGCTTCTTGCTGTCCTTGCTGCCGCCTTCCCACTTGGACGAAGCGAGCTTCAGGCTCTGAAACGCCCGTCGCAGCGTCTCCGCGGTGGACGACGGCCTCTTCAAGAAGTCGCTGTCGTTGCTGCTGTGCGCTTCTGACGGACTCGAGGAATACGACGAGGGTGAAACGCCGCCGCGACTCCTCGCGTCTTCGGGCGGACTCCAGGTACGCTCGGACGATCTGCTGCCGTCGAGTCGCTCCTGCGACCGCGTCGATCGTCCACGCAACCGCTGCTCCAGCATCCTCGGTGCACAACCGGATCGGCACAGGCGTTCGCCGCTGTTGCGACGCGAGAGACCGCTTCCggtgctgctgttgctgccgCCGCTACTGCATCCGCTGTCAGTGCTACATTCGTCATCGTTGTCGTGTGTGCGAGCGCGATGATGATGATGCTGACGGTGATCGCTTAGATCGGTCAGCCGCGCGGAGTCTTCCATGTCGTTGGACATCCAATGACTTGTTTCACTCGAAAAGTTTCACTTACTTTCCACGTGAAGAAATTCGGAAACAATCCAGGAAAAGGATAAGGCAGAATTCGTATACGATTTCACGATGTGCCTGTATCCTCGCTCGAGTGACGGATTTCCACGCAAAAACACTTGTTACCAGCGGTGTTTCCACGAACTTTGCACACTGTATCGGCTGTATTAATCTCTCGTTCGATCAATTGATCGATGATTCCTGAGACGATAATTAAAATGATCGATCGATTGCTTGTAGATCGCACCCTTCTTGCTTGGGTAGGACGATAATACCTTGCTTACGAGGCTCGCAACTGAGCCAGATGCGCTCGTCGCGCGATCTTTTATACCCTCGCAGGTGAACGCGGGAACGCCGGCGCATGCCTCAGCATCCACGTGAGGGATACCTATACCCTCTTGAAAGAAGATATCAAACAgatcaatgttaaaaaaaaaaaaacataagaaGCTGTacacaatagaaaaaatatatgtttgcCGATTGTAAGATCGCTATTTGAGCTGTGCTATAACAGAATTGCGGACTTGTTTATTTCCAAGAAGCTGGTCCTGAAAATTCTATGAATTATTCGCCGATCGGATGCAAATGAgacaacaatatataataataatgcgaataagataaaatattatcaaagtaattaaaaattaaaactatcttttcgttaaaataaaaaaaaataaatatatgattaaattaatgtgtacattttagtgaaataatttcagattttttttaattttttggctGCCAAAAACCTTCATTATCAATACATTTGTTCAgaatgcataatttttctaaatcaatattttctaatttttaggAAGATCTCTTTTTTccttaatattttcatgaaatttctgattatcaatattatatgtatacttaTAAAGATAAGAATTCTTTTTGCGCCGTttcatttcataaatttcataaataatcgattaattCACTTATGACAGTGCTATCGATCATATGCTATAATTATACATCACATACAATCGCGCTCGatttaatattacagaatTCTGATTATACACCGCAAGAATAACAATTGCGGCGATCAGATACCCAATCCAATTGCGGCGATCCCGTAACCGATATCCAGAAATATGATGTTAATTTGGTACTGGTATTGGGATGTTGCGCTCTCTCCACTCCTCATGCCTACTGCtcattctctttttcttttttttactctcCGCTCTTGCAGTACAGATCTTGGAAACTAGTTACACCGCGGTCATTGAACCCCACCGATCGATGACAAGGGGTGGTTGCACCCACGAGAGACTGCATTTTGGAGAATCAATAGGTGCACATAGCGCTACGATTATTCAGTCACTAGCCGAAAACACTTGTATCGCTTGTGAACTGAGGGGATTATTCGAAAGAAGTTAGCTCTGATAAACGCTATGTCAGATAATGGTTCTTGTAACGATTAAACATTCGCTTGAGAAAAATTGATGAAGAATTTAAGAATtagcaaacaaaaaaatgtcttttgtTTGaactaaaaatttgtcaaaaagtcattataaaaaacacaaatattacaaaaatttacacaataaCTCGTCTTTctatataatcattatttttcaaaaagtatttagTGATCCAGAGCAGCTTTTCGCCGAATTCGGGaggtcaaacaaatattccgagatattctattaatagtgatatattatatataagtatttattaatgagaattccgattttaatttttcctattTCTGTGCCCAGAATCTATTATGCATACGAAAATCGGAACAGAGATTTTAATCCTATTTGGATAAGGACGTATTTCACTGTATAAATACAGTGCACGTGGATGAGAACGTGATGACGCGTgacgatttttttctatagCATTCACGCGGAATTAACACGCGGCAAGTAACATGATATGGGATGCTGGTCTACCACCGCTACCAATCTTGTTATCTGACTTAAAGTAAGAAGATAGTTATTTGATTGAAGTTAATTGAAGTAATCTGATATAGATAGTCATTTAACAAAATacctataattatatatatagtgaagaaaagtaaaaaagtaaataaacattttcaattaatttggaaataaacaaatacatttcattattttttgattttctCTAATGTTGTATCTAGATCAAAGGAGAAGATAAATACGCAATTGTGCGATGCCAagtgcaaaaatattgttaatacaatCGTGAGTGATGAGATAAGATttgtcattaaataaaaatttttttaaatatattgcaaacaaaatttattatcaaatataattaattatgatacatAATGTTGTAATGTCTCGTTGTGTACATATTGTAATTGTTTATCTCTCGCATTCCTCACAAGGACTACTTTCGCGCAATTGATTACGCCAAAGGACGACATGCTTGCATTCGCGTAACGACAGAAAAGATTATTGTTGGAGAACTTATTCTTGCATAACGAAGAGTACAATTGACATAAACACTTTATCtgttatacaattatatcaattgtacaattgtagcagaattctattatataatcaaaCTTGATTATCATTCTCTCGAACCAATCACTCTCTTCTCCCTTTTCCCTTCGAAAAATAATAGGGATCTAATATCCAGGCTATTTCCTATCCCTAttacattaatcaattaatcagCTTTGTTAATAGGCATTGTTAAGCATTATGTGGTAATCACGACgcagaagaatttttaatattaattgcatttaaaatgtgtaaaaccgcggtttacaaaattaatataaaattcaaccCGCTAATAGAAGTcacaaa is part of the Linepithema humile isolate Giens D197 chromosome 3, Lhum_UNIL_v1.0, whole genome shotgun sequence genome and harbors:
- the LOC105670338 gene encoding dentin sialophosphoprotein — translated: MSNDMEDSARLTDLSDHRQHHHHRARTHDNDDECSTDSGCSSGGSNSSTGSGLSRRNSGERLCRSGCAPRMLEQRLRGRSTRSQERLDGSRSSERTWSPPEDARSRGGVSPSSYSSSPSEAHSSNDSDFLKRPSSTAETLRRAFQSLKLASSKWEGGSKDSKKHAKKSPKRILRSPVPYVYVRGPSGLPTQRVPRNSALQHQMIHPYSCQDLIGLYR